One window of the Streptomyces sp. ITFR-21 genome contains the following:
- a CDS encoding DUF2637 domain-containing protein, translating into MYEFPSQQGVADNDFLTAPYPGPWHGHATVYETMEEPGSFPPGPDGMNGVLQSDAELRQFLEASMSHEATAGLALHIDTGDVPLSRRRHRKARAEPQRWKPTRGEALSFSMLVMSVGIMAVVSVLGGTVTHDPLRRFAGAQTPGGLACWWPLLVYGPWTAASLSIVRAALYQRRALHAWAVVLAFSAFAIVFCVVQTPRTFTGVSVVSLPTIATLACFQQLIRQITLTKPPVPRATGAHRGRIGPPRAPSHGGAPPYRPPGA; encoded by the coding sequence ATGTATGAATTCCCCTCCCAGCAGGGTGTGGCGGACAACGATTTCCTCACCGCCCCCTATCCCGGTCCGTGGCACGGCCACGCGACCGTGTACGAGACCATGGAAGAGCCTGGATCTTTCCCGCCCGGTCCTGACGGTATGAACGGAGTCCTGCAGTCGGACGCGGAGCTGCGGCAGTTCCTGGAAGCGTCGATGAGCCATGAGGCCACCGCCGGGCTCGCCCTGCACATCGACACCGGCGACGTCCCGCTGTCCCGGCGCCGTCACCGCAAGGCCCGTGCGGAGCCGCAGCGGTGGAAGCCGACCAGGGGGGAGGCGCTCAGCTTCTCCATGCTGGTCATGTCGGTCGGCATCATGGCCGTCGTCAGCGTGCTGGGCGGGACGGTGACGCACGATCCCCTGCGCCGGTTCGCCGGAGCCCAGACGCCGGGCGGGCTGGCCTGCTGGTGGCCGCTGCTGGTGTACGGCCCGTGGACGGCCGCTTCGCTGTCCATCGTGCGCGCCGCCTTGTACCAGCGCCGGGCCCTGCACGCGTGGGCCGTGGTGCTCGCCTTCTCCGCCTTCGCCATCGTGTTCTGCGTCGTCCAGACGCCGCGGACGTTCACCGGCGTGAGCGTGGTGAGCCTGCCGACCATCGCCACGCTCGCCTGTTTCCAGCAGCTCATCCGCCAGATCACCCTGACCAAACCCCCGGTCCCGCGCGCCACCGGGGCGCACCGCGGGCGCATCGGCCCGCCGAGGGCGCCGAGCCACGGGGGCGCACCGCCGTACCGGCCGCCCGGCGCCTGA
- a CDS encoding helix-turn-helix domain-containing protein, whose amino-acid sequence MASDDRTDGSGAPDTPVAGPPPDLAGRVARYCGQLGITASELADRAAMAPAYLRHLEELGYGFDEDGLRRLAGALHVTYDELLAGRADEPPDRRRRCPAPGWRS is encoded by the coding sequence ATGGCATCGGACGACCGGACGGACGGGTCGGGCGCACCGGACACCCCCGTCGCGGGCCCACCGCCGGATCTGGCCGGGCGGGTGGCCCGGTACTGCGGGCAGCTCGGTATCACCGCGTCCGAACTCGCCGACCGCGCCGCGATGGCGCCCGCCTACCTCCGGCACCTGGAGGAGCTGGGCTACGGCTTCGACGAGGACGGGCTCCGGCGGCTGGCCGGAGCGCTGCACGTGACGTACGACGAGCTGCTGGCCGGGCGTGCCGACGAGCCCCCGGACAGACGCCGCCGGTGCCCGGCGCCCGGTTGGAGAAGCTGA
- a CDS encoding acyl-CoA dehydrogenase family protein: MARAGKDAGPFGAGREVEEDLRRRAAALARRWDPGDGVPLDFLRARFDAGLAWVHFPVGLGGLGAPRAAQRVVDEELAAAGVPDNAPGRIGIGLGMAAPTILRYGTEEQKQRFLRPLWTGEEVWCQLFSEPGAGSDLAGLRTRAVREGAGAGAGGGEEAGSGDGTGGAPDWIVDGQKVWTSGAHNARWAILIARTDPGVPKHQGISYFVCDMTDPGVDVRPLRQITGEAEFNEVFLTGVRIPDAHRLGGVGEGWRVAQTTLMNERVAIGGTALPREGGMIRPVAALWRERPELRTPELHDRLLGLWVEAEAARLGAERVRQQLAAGAPGPEGSGLKLAFAGLNQRISGLEVELLGEEGLRYGDWTAVRPESVDFYGRDAGYRYLRAKGNSIEGGTSEILRNIIAERVLGLPAEPRTDKDAAWKDLPR, from the coding sequence ATGGCGAGGGCGGGAAAGGACGCGGGCCCCTTCGGGGCGGGGCGCGAGGTCGAGGAGGACCTGCGGCGCCGGGCCGCGGCACTGGCGCGCCGGTGGGACCCGGGGGACGGCGTACCACTGGACTTTCTGCGGGCCCGGTTCGACGCCGGGCTGGCGTGGGTGCATTTCCCGGTGGGGCTGGGCGGTCTCGGCGCGCCGCGCGCCGCACAGCGGGTGGTGGACGAGGAGCTGGCGGCGGCCGGGGTGCCGGACAACGCTCCCGGGCGGATCGGGATCGGGCTGGGGATGGCGGCTCCGACGATCCTGCGGTACGGCACCGAGGAGCAGAAGCAGCGGTTTCTGCGCCCGCTGTGGACCGGCGAGGAGGTGTGGTGCCAGCTGTTCAGCGAGCCGGGCGCCGGATCGGACCTTGCCGGACTGCGCACCCGCGCGGTACGCGAGGGGGCCGGTGCCGGCGCCGGGGGCGGGGAGGAGGCCGGCTCCGGGGACGGGACCGGCGGGGCCCCGGACTGGATCGTGGACGGGCAGAAGGTGTGGACGTCCGGCGCGCACAACGCCCGCTGGGCCATCCTCATCGCCCGCACCGACCCCGGCGTGCCCAAGCACCAGGGCATCAGCTACTTCGTGTGCGACATGACGGACCCCGGTGTCGACGTCAGGCCGCTGCGGCAGATCACCGGGGAGGCGGAGTTCAACGAGGTCTTCCTGACCGGGGTGCGGATTCCCGACGCGCACCGGCTGGGCGGGGTCGGTGAGGGATGGCGGGTCGCGCAGACCACTCTGATGAACGAGCGGGTCGCGATCGGCGGTACGGCGCTGCCCCGCGAGGGCGGGATGATCCGGCCGGTCGCCGCGCTCTGGCGGGAGCGGCCCGAGCTGCGGACGCCGGAGCTGCACGACCGGCTGCTGGGCCTGTGGGTGGAGGCGGAGGCGGCCCGGCTCGGCGCGGAGCGGGTGCGCCAGCAGCTGGCGGCCGGCGCCCCGGGGCCGGAGGGGTCCGGGCTGAAGCTGGCGTTCGCCGGACTCAACCAGCGGATCAGCGGCCTTGAGGTGGAGCTGCTCGGCGAGGAGGGCCTGCGGTACGGAGACTGGACGGCGGTCCGGCCGGAGAGCGTGGACTTCTACGGCCGGGACGCGGGCTACCGCTATCTGCGGGCCAAGGGCAACTCCATCGAGGGCGGCACCTCGGAGATCCTCCGCAACATCATCGCCGAGCGGGTGCTGGGCCTGCCGGCGGAGCCCCGGACCGACAAGGACGCCGCCTGGAAGGACCTGCCCCGATGA
- a CDS encoding LacI family DNA-binding transcriptional regulator, protein MDDDDETADRVTLAQVAENAGVSVSTVSKVLNGRQDVSPPTRLKIERLLAAHGYRRGARTPPDAPLIEIVFHELDAIWAMELILGVEKVATENGASVVLTQSGTRHAPGPEWIEGVLRRRPLGVILVFSALPAEFKRQLRSRSIPFVIIDPAGDPEPDVPSVGSANWSGGLAATRHLIELGHRRIGVITGPEDMMCSLARLDGFRSAMSTAGLTTTPGLVAHGDFHVEGGYVRALDMLRGPDRPTAVFAGSDLQAIGVLEAAATLGLRTPDDLSVVGYDDVAVAQWSRPALTTVHQPLRRMAEAGAEMLLRLRAGERTTTRIELATSLVVRKSTAPPPA, encoded by the coding sequence ATGGACGACGATGACGAGACCGCGGACCGGGTGACTTTGGCCCAGGTTGCCGAAAACGCCGGAGTTTCGGTCTCGACAGTTTCGAAGGTGCTCAACGGCCGCCAGGACGTCTCGCCGCCGACCCGGCTCAAGATCGAGCGGCTGCTGGCGGCCCACGGCTACCGGCGCGGCGCCCGCACCCCGCCGGACGCGCCGCTGATCGAGATCGTCTTCCACGAACTGGACGCGATCTGGGCGATGGAGCTGATCCTCGGCGTGGAGAAGGTCGCCACCGAGAACGGCGCGAGCGTGGTGCTCACCCAGAGCGGCACCCGCCACGCGCCGGGCCCGGAGTGGATCGAAGGCGTGCTGCGCCGCCGGCCGCTCGGCGTGATCCTGGTCTTCTCGGCCCTGCCGGCCGAGTTCAAGCGGCAGTTGCGGTCCCGGTCCATCCCGTTCGTCATCATCGACCCGGCCGGCGACCCCGAACCCGACGTCCCCTCGGTCGGCTCCGCCAACTGGTCCGGCGGCCTGGCCGCGACCCGCCACCTCATCGAACTCGGCCACCGCCGGATCGGCGTCATCACCGGCCCGGAGGACATGATGTGCTCGCTGGCCAGGCTCGACGGCTTCCGCTCCGCGATGTCCACGGCCGGCCTGACGACAACCCCCGGCCTCGTCGCCCACGGCGACTTCCATGTCGAGGGCGGTTACGTGCGCGCCCTCGACATGCTGCGCGGCCCCGACCGCCCCACCGCCGTCTTCGCCGGCAGCGACCTCCAGGCCATCGGCGTACTGGAGGCCGCCGCCACGCTGGGCCTGCGCACCCCCGACGACCTCTCCGTGGTCGGCTACGACGACGTGGCCGTCGCGCAGTGGTCGCGCCCGGCCCTGACCACCGTGCACCAGCCGCTGCGCCGGATGGCCGAGGCCGGGGCGGAGATGCTGCTGCGGCTGCGGGCGGGGGAGCGGACCACCACCCGGATCGAGCTGGCCACCAGCCTGGTGGTCAGGAAGAGCACGGCGCCGCCGCCGGCGTGA
- a CDS encoding acyl-CoA dehydrogenase family protein, which translates to MNLLYTDVEDTLRAAVRDVLADRCPPAAVLGRIEGGEPYDPALWRVLAADLGLAGLLVPEKLGGQGASAREAAVVLEELGGAVAPVPFLGSAVLATSALLGCDPADPGVAALLGRLAGGAATATLAVPLSTAPGDPFPHSVRADADGRLTGTVTSVADAVTADVAVVAAVGPEGPGLYEVAAAEVAVRRFGALDLTRPPADLRLEAAAGRLLPAADPAAALGSALLTGAALLASEQLGVAQWCLDETVRYLGERRQFGRIVGSFQSLKHRLADLWLEVVNARAAARAAADAVASEAVDAAVAVRVAQAYVSGVAVRAAEEAVQLHGGIGMTWEHPLHLYLKRAKADTIALGTPGRHRAALAALVDLPPARG; encoded by the coding sequence ATGAACCTGCTGTACACCGACGTGGAGGACACGCTGCGGGCCGCGGTCCGCGATGTGCTGGCCGACCGCTGCCCGCCGGCCGCGGTGCTCGGCCGGATCGAGGGCGGCGAGCCGTACGACCCGGCGCTGTGGCGGGTGCTCGCCGCCGATCTGGGGCTGGCCGGGCTGCTGGTGCCGGAGAAGCTGGGCGGCCAGGGCGCGTCGGCGCGGGAGGCGGCCGTGGTGCTGGAGGAGCTGGGCGGGGCGGTGGCGCCGGTGCCGTTCCTCGGCAGCGCGGTGCTGGCGACCTCGGCGCTGCTGGGCTGCGACCCGGCCGACCCGGGGGTCGCCGCTCTGCTCGGGCGGCTCGCCGGGGGCGCGGCGACGGCGACGCTGGCCGTACCGCTGTCCACCGCGCCCGGGGACCCCTTCCCGCACAGCGTACGGGCGGACGCCGACGGGCGGCTGACCGGGACGGTCACGAGCGTCGCGGACGCGGTGACGGCGGATGTGGCGGTGGTCGCGGCGGTCGGTCCCGAGGGCCCCGGGCTGTACGAGGTGGCCGCGGCCGAGGTGGCGGTCCGGCGGTTCGGCGCGCTGGACCTGACCCGGCCCCCGGCGGACCTGCGGCTGGAGGCGGCGGCCGGGCGGCTGCTGCCCGCGGCCGATCCGGCGGCGGCGCTGGGGTCGGCGCTGCTGACGGGTGCCGCCCTGCTGGCCTCGGAGCAGCTGGGGGTGGCCCAGTGGTGCCTGGACGAGACGGTCCGGTACCTCGGTGAGCGGCGTCAGTTCGGGCGGATCGTCGGTTCGTTCCAGTCGCTCAAGCACCGGCTGGCGGACCTGTGGCTGGAGGTCGTCAACGCCCGCGCCGCGGCCCGCGCGGCGGCGGACGCGGTGGCCTCGGAGGCGGTGGACGCGGCCGTCGCGGTACGGGTGGCGCAGGCGTACGTGAGCGGGGTCGCCGTGCGCGCGGCCGAGGAGGCGGTCCAGCTGCACGGCGGTATCGGCATGACCTGGGAGCACCCGCTGCACCTGTACCTCAAGCGGGCGAAGGCCGACACCATCGCGCTGGGCACGCCGGGCCGCCATCGCGCGGCGCTCGCCGCCCTGGTGGACCTGCCGCCCGCGCGGGGGTGA
- a CDS encoding glycoside hydrolase family 3 N-terminal domain-containing protein codes for MTLREKIAQLFGVWVGASDEGGEVAPYQHEMEAPVTLESLLPDGLGQLTRPFGTAPVDPALGALSLLRTQRRIVAAGRFGIPALAHEECLAGFATWGATAYPVPLSWGATFNPALIRRMAERIGRDMRSVGVHQGLAPVLDVVRDARWGRVEETMGEDPYLVGTVGTAYVRGLQAGGIVATLKHFAGYSASRAGRNLAPVGMGARERADVMLPPFEMAVREGGARSVMHAYTDTDGVPAAADEQLLTGLLRDTWGFTGTVVADYFGIAFLKTLHGVAATLGEAAGTALGAGVDVELPTVKAFGEPLLSAVAGGEVDEAVVDRALRRVLAQKAELGLLDADWDPVPAALADLDLTDPQALRGRLELDTAESRALAREVAEQSIVLLRNDGTLPLGRPARIAVVGPNAEAPTAVLGCYAFPVHVGGQHPDVPAGIGLPTLREALAAEFPAAEVVTAPGASVDGTDESGFAGATALARTADVVVVALGDRAGLFGRGTSGEGCDAESLALPGVQQRLLDALLDTGVPVVVTLLAGRPYALGRAAGEAAAIVQTFFPGEEGTGAIAGVLSGRVAPSGRLPVSVPRGPGAQPSTYLTARLGQASEVSSIDPTPAFGFGHGLTYTTFRWSELEVERLRAATDGEIRLAFTVRNTGARAGTEVAQLYLHDPVASVVQPVQRLIGYRRLDLAPGEAARVTVRVPTDLAAFTGRDGGRIVEPGAVELRLGPSSADPRLTVVCTLTGPVRRLDHTRRLHADFTAGPHRAD; via the coding sequence ATGACCCTGCGGGAGAAGATCGCCCAGCTGTTCGGCGTGTGGGTGGGGGCCTCCGACGAAGGCGGCGAAGTCGCCCCGTACCAGCACGAGATGGAGGCACCCGTCACCCTGGAGTCGCTGCTGCCGGACGGCCTCGGGCAGCTCACCCGGCCCTTCGGCACCGCGCCCGTCGATCCGGCACTCGGCGCGCTGTCGCTGCTGCGCACCCAGCGCCGGATCGTGGCGGCGGGCCGCTTCGGCATCCCGGCGCTGGCCCACGAGGAGTGCCTGGCCGGCTTCGCCACCTGGGGCGCCACCGCCTACCCGGTGCCGCTGTCGTGGGGCGCGACCTTCAACCCCGCGCTGATCCGCCGGATGGCGGAGCGGATCGGGCGCGACATGCGCTCGGTGGGCGTGCACCAGGGGCTCGCCCCGGTGCTCGACGTGGTGCGGGACGCCCGGTGGGGCCGGGTCGAGGAGACCATGGGGGAGGACCCGTACCTGGTGGGCACGGTGGGCACCGCCTACGTCCGGGGTCTGCAGGCCGGCGGGATCGTCGCCACCCTCAAGCACTTCGCCGGCTACTCCGCCTCCCGGGCCGGACGCAACCTCGCCCCGGTGGGAATGGGCGCCAGGGAGCGCGCCGACGTCATGCTGCCGCCGTTCGAGATGGCGGTACGGGAGGGGGGCGCGCGCTCGGTGATGCACGCCTACACCGACACCGACGGGGTGCCGGCCGCGGCGGACGAGCAGTTGCTGACCGGACTGCTGCGGGACACCTGGGGCTTCACCGGGACGGTCGTCGCCGACTACTTCGGCATCGCGTTCCTCAAGACCCTGCACGGGGTGGCGGCGACGCTCGGCGAGGCGGCCGGCACCGCGCTCGGCGCCGGTGTGGACGTCGAACTGCCCACGGTGAAGGCGTTCGGCGAGCCGCTGCTGTCGGCGGTGGCCGGCGGCGAGGTGGACGAGGCGGTGGTGGACCGGGCGCTGCGGCGGGTGCTGGCCCAGAAGGCCGAGCTCGGGCTGCTCGACGCGGACTGGGACCCGGTGCCGGCCGCGCTGGCCGACCTCGATCTGACGGACCCTCAAGCCCTGCGCGGGCGCCTGGAGTTGGACACCGCCGAAAGCCGCGCGCTAGCGAGGGAGGTCGCCGAGCAGAGCATCGTGCTGCTGCGCAACGACGGCACCCTGCCGCTGGGCCGGCCGGCCAGGATCGCCGTCGTCGGCCCCAACGCCGAGGCGCCGACGGCCGTTCTGGGCTGCTACGCCTTCCCCGTGCACGTGGGCGGGCAGCATCCGGACGTACCGGCCGGCATCGGGCTGCCGACGCTGCGGGAGGCTCTGGCGGCGGAGTTCCCCGCGGCCGAGGTCGTCACAGCCCCGGGGGCCTCGGTCGACGGCACCGACGAGAGCGGCTTCGCCGGGGCGACAGCCCTGGCCCGTACCGCGGACGTGGTCGTCGTCGCGCTCGGCGACCGGGCCGGGCTGTTCGGCCGCGGCACCAGCGGGGAGGGCTGCGACGCCGAGTCGCTGGCCCTGCCGGGCGTGCAGCAGCGGCTGCTGGACGCCCTGTTGGACACCGGGGTGCCCGTGGTGGTGACCCTGCTCGCCGGGCGGCCCTACGCGCTCGGCCGGGCGGCGGGCGAAGCGGCGGCGATCGTGCAGACCTTCTTCCCCGGCGAGGAGGGCACCGGGGCCATCGCCGGCGTGCTCAGCGGCCGGGTCGCCCCCTCGGGCCGGCTGCCGGTGTCCGTCCCCCGCGGCCCCGGGGCCCAGCCGTCCACCTATCTGACGGCCCGGCTGGGTCAGGCCAGCGAGGTGTCCAGCATCGATCCGACGCCGGCCTTCGGCTTCGGGCACGGGCTGACGTACACCACGTTCCGCTGGTCGGAGCTGGAGGTGGAGAGGCTGCGTGCGGCCACGGACGGGGAGATCCGGCTGGCGTTCACCGTGCGCAACACCGGTGCGCGGGCGGGGACGGAGGTGGCGCAGCTGTACCTGCACGACCCGGTCGCGTCCGTGGTGCAGCCGGTCCAGCGGCTGATCGGGTACCGGCGGCTCGACCTCGCGCCGGGAGAGGCGGCCCGGGTCACCGTCCGGGTGCCCACCGACCTGGCCGCCTTCACCGGGCGGGACGGCGGGCGGATCGTGGAGCCGGGCGCGGTGGAGCTGCGGCTCGGCCCGTCCTCCGCCGACCCCCGGCTGACGGTGGTCTGCACTCTGACCGGGCCGGTCCGGCGGTTGGACCACACCCGGCGGCTGCACGCGGACTTCACCGCCGGGCCGCACCGGGCGGACTGA
- a CDS encoding serine/threonine-protein kinase, protein MAMMRLRREDPRVVGAFRLHRRLGAGGMGVVYLGADKRGQRVALKVIRPELAEDQEFRSRFAREVSAARRIRGGCTARLVAADLEAERPWFATQYVPGPSLHDKVAEHGVLRAAEVATIGAALAEGLVAVHEAGVVHRDLKPSNILLSPKGPRIIDFGIAWATGASTLTHVGTAVGSPGFLAPEQVRGAAVTPATDVFAFGATLAYAATADSPFGQGSSEVMLYRVVHEEPDLAGVPDVLAPLVYACLAKDPADRPSTAQLSERLGEIAHREARGVGAPRREGVPKAAGPRPERPVGRRAEEYAAQRTAPRTGGGTGRATGRTPAPGAGATRQDRFAQPPHHSHPSHPSVRTPAARRAQGASRRLLRQRLVVFVIVTVLAAVCIAVLQR, encoded by the coding sequence ATGGCGATGATGCGGCTCCGGCGCGAGGATCCGCGGGTCGTCGGCGCGTTCCGGCTGCACCGGCGGCTGGGCGCGGGCGGCATGGGCGTGGTGTACCTGGGGGCGGACAAGCGCGGTCAAAGGGTGGCGCTGAAGGTGATCAGGCCGGAGTTGGCCGAGGACCAGGAGTTCCGGTCCCGGTTCGCCCGTGAGGTGTCCGCGGCCCGGCGGATCCGCGGCGGCTGCACCGCCCGGCTGGTGGCGGCGGACCTGGAGGCCGAACGGCCGTGGTTCGCCACCCAGTACGTACCCGGCCCCTCGCTGCACGACAAGGTCGCCGAGCACGGCGTGCTGCGGGCCGCCGAGGTCGCCACGATCGGGGCGGCACTCGCCGAGGGCCTGGTGGCGGTGCACGAGGCCGGGGTGGTGCACCGGGACCTCAAGCCGTCGAACATCCTGCTGTCGCCCAAGGGGCCGCGGATCATCGACTTCGGGATCGCCTGGGCGACCGGTGCGAGCACGCTGACCCACGTCGGAACGGCGGTCGGCTCGCCGGGTTTCCTCGCGCCGGAGCAGGTGCGCGGGGCGGCGGTGACACCGGCCACCGACGTCTTCGCCTTCGGCGCGACGCTGGCGTACGCGGCGACCGCCGACTCCCCGTTCGGGCAGGGCAGTTCCGAGGTGATGCTGTACCGGGTGGTGCACGAGGAGCCGGACCTGGCCGGGGTGCCCGACGTGCTGGCGCCCCTGGTCTACGCCTGCCTGGCGAAGGACCCGGCGGACCGGCCGAGCACGGCGCAGTTGTCGGAGCGGCTCGGGGAGATCGCGCACCGCGAGGCGCGCGGCGTCGGGGCCCCGCGCCGGGAGGGCGTCCCGAAGGCCGCGGGGCCGCGCCCGGAGCGGCCGGTGGGGCGACGGGCCGAGGAGTACGCGGCGCAGCGCACCGCGCCGCGGACCGGCGGAGGCACGGGGCGGGCCACCGGCCGGACGCCGGCGCCGGGCGCCGGGGCGACGCGGCAGGACCGGTTCGCGCAGCCGCCGCATCACTCCCATCCGTCGCACCCCTCGGTCCGGACGCCCGCCGCACGGCGCGCGCAGGGGGCCTCACGCCGGCTGCTGCGGCAGCGGCTGGTGGTCTTCGTGATCGTCACGGTGCTGGCGGCGGTGTGCATCGCGGTGCTCCAGCGGTGA
- a CDS encoding phosphotransferase family protein — protein MPGPAPAPGPAAGPLTAALTAYAAVAGGDGPAVVVADRPDATVVRVGGAVAKAHAADTDLAALGSRLAVAAHPRMRDILLPPYRPAAGALSAEGRAVSVWPYGRPVDPGDPRAAPWEDAAVLLARLHSVPPAELPGPLPPMRGPAKAARAMARLRAAPDSAAARTVRLAWRRLPGWARDETPREGRAAVCHGDWHLGQLVRYPAPDGRWLLIDVDDLGLGEPGWDLARPAMWFAAGLLAPEVWVRFLAAYRDAGGTAVPGDGDPWGRLDVPARTLAVQSAATAVTKAAREERDLDEAESELLATCARIAHLK, from the coding sequence GTGCCGGGACCCGCGCCCGCGCCCGGGCCGGCCGCCGGCCCGCTGACGGCCGCGCTAACTGCGTACGCGGCGGTCGCGGGCGGCGACGGGCCCGCCGTCGTCGTCGCCGACCGGCCCGACGCCACCGTCGTCCGGGTCGGCGGCGCGGTGGCCAAGGCGCACGCCGCCGACACCGACCTCGCCGCGCTCGGCAGCCGGCTCGCCGTCGCCGCCCACCCCCGGATGCGGGACATCCTGCTGCCCCCGTACCGGCCCGCCGCCGGCGCCCTGTCGGCCGAGGGCCGGGCGGTGAGCGTCTGGCCGTACGGCCGGCCGGTGGATCCCGGCGATCCGCGGGCCGCGCCCTGGGAGGACGCCGCCGTGCTGCTCGCCCGGCTGCACTCCGTACCGCCCGCCGAACTGCCCGGTCCGCTGCCGCCGATGCGCGGCCCGGCGAAGGCCGCCCGCGCGATGGCCCGGCTGCGCGCCGCCCCGGACAGCGCCGCCGCCCGGACCGTACGGCTGGCCTGGCGCCGGCTGCCCGGCTGGGCCCGGGACGAGACGCCGCGCGAGGGCCGCGCCGCGGTGTGCCACGGCGACTGGCACCTCGGCCAGCTGGTCCGCTACCCGGCCCCGGACGGCCGCTGGCTGCTGATCGACGTCGACGACCTCGGCCTGGGGGAGCCCGGCTGGGACCTGGCCCGGCCCGCGATGTGGTTCGCGGCCGGCCTGCTGGCACCCGAGGTGTGGGTCCGCTTCCTCGCCGCCTACCGGGACGCGGGCGGCACCGCGGTACCGGGCGACGGCGACCCGTGGGGCCGTCTCGACGTGCCGGCACGGACGTTGGCGGTGCAGAGCGCCGCTACCGCGGTGACCAAGGCGGCCCGCGAGGAACGCGACCTGGACGAGGCCGAGTCCGAACTGCTGGCCACCTGCGCCCGTATCGCCCACCTAAAATGA
- a CDS encoding pyridoxamine 5'-phosphate oxidase family protein: protein MPGARLEKLTAQECWNRLGHHGIGRIALPGGEGTLVLPVNYVVEGGGIVYSTARSGAAAADPGQDITFEADHTGEHRADGWSVLAFGSAEHVTGERAVRRYARRPGAQPRAGGIRDLWIRVVPARLTGRAIRTAG, encoded by the coding sequence GTGCCCGGCGCCCGGTTGGAGAAGCTGACCGCGCAGGAGTGCTGGAACCGCCTGGGACACCACGGCATCGGCCGGATCGCGCTGCCCGGCGGGGAGGGCACACTCGTCCTTCCGGTCAACTACGTCGTCGAAGGCGGCGGCATCGTCTACTCCACCGCCCGCAGCGGCGCCGCGGCCGCCGACCCGGGCCAGGACATCACCTTCGAGGCCGACCACACCGGCGAGCACCGCGCCGACGGCTGGAGCGTCCTCGCCTTCGGCTCCGCCGAGCACGTCACCGGCGAGCGGGCTGTCCGCCGCTACGCGCGACGCCCCGGCGCGCAGCCGCGGGCCGGCGGCATCCGCGACCTGTGGATCCGCGTCGTGCCGGCCCGGCTGACCGGCCGCGCCATCCGCACGGCGGGCTGA